One genomic region from Paramicrobacterium agarici encodes:
- a CDS encoding phosphoribosyl-ATP diphosphatase, with protein MKTFDELFAELSEKAANRPAGSGTVAELDSGVHSIGKKIVEEAAEVWMASEHESDEAAAEEMSQLLYHVQVMMLAKGLSLDDVYRHL; from the coding sequence GTGAAGACTTTCGACGAGCTTTTTGCCGAACTGAGCGAGAAGGCAGCGAACCGGCCCGCCGGATCGGGCACCGTTGCCGAACTCGACTCCGGCGTGCACTCCATCGGAAAGAAGATCGTTGAAGAGGCAGCCGAGGTGTGGATGGCGTCAGAGCACGAGTCCGACGAGGCCGCCGCTGAAGAGATGTCGCAGCTCCTCTACCACGTTCAGGTCATGATGCTCGCCAAGGGCTTGAGCCTCGACGACGTCTACCGACATCTCTGA
- the fmt gene encoding methionyl-tRNA formyltransferase: MRIVFAGTPAAATPSLEALHHSRHDVCAVVTRNDAPQGRKRVLTPSPVAQTAAELGIPLIKANRLDDDVTARVAALDADLGVIVAYGGLVRAPLLATPAHGWINLHFSALPTWRGAAPVQRALINGDTTIDTTVFQLTEGLDEGDIWRSSSTRIAPDETAGELLTRLARSGADDLVAAVDGIEDGTLTPRAQAGTPTYASKLALADGALDLSEPLSAVYNRFRGVTPEPGAHVLVDGERFKIHAAEQGDDHIPRLPPGSFDMVDGRVLLGTGSSPLVLTRVQPSGKPAMNAADWWRGQQGRPLAAQVGESA; this comes from the coding sequence ATGAGAATCGTCTTCGCCGGAACGCCTGCAGCGGCAACGCCGTCGCTCGAGGCGCTGCACCATTCACGCCACGACGTGTGCGCCGTCGTCACGCGAAATGATGCGCCTCAGGGGCGCAAGCGCGTGCTCACGCCCTCGCCCGTCGCGCAGACCGCCGCCGAGCTGGGAATTCCCCTGATCAAAGCCAACCGGCTCGATGACGATGTAACCGCTCGTGTCGCCGCCCTTGATGCCGACCTCGGAGTCATCGTCGCGTACGGCGGGCTCGTGCGTGCGCCGCTGCTTGCCACACCGGCACACGGCTGGATCAACCTGCACTTCTCAGCGCTGCCGACCTGGCGCGGCGCGGCCCCTGTCCAGCGCGCGCTCATCAACGGAGACACGACAATAGACACCACGGTGTTCCAGCTGACGGAGGGGCTTGACGAGGGTGACATCTGGCGCTCGTCGTCAACGCGCATCGCTCCCGACGAGACAGCCGGCGAGCTTCTCACCCGATTGGCCAGGAGCGGAGCGGACGACCTCGTCGCCGCTGTCGACGGCATCGAAGACGGGACGCTCACGCCCCGGGCACAAGCGGGCACCCCGACGTATGCGAGCAAACTGGCCCTCGCCGACGGAGCCCTCGACCTCAGCGAACCGCTCAGCGCGGTCTACAACCGATTCCGAGGCGTCACGCCGGAGCCGGGCGCGCACGTCCTCGTCGACGGTGAGCGCTTCAAGATCCACGCTGCGGAGCAGGGCGACGATCACATTCCGCGGCTACCACCAGGCTCGTTCGACATGGTTGACGGGCGTGTTCTGCTGGGTACGGGGAGTTCGCCCCTCGTGCTCACCCGGGTCCAACCTTCCGGAAAGCCTGCGATGAATGCCGCTGACTGGTGGCGCGGACAGCAGGGGAGGCCGCTCGCAGCCCAGGTGGGAGAGTCCGCATGA
- a CDS encoding anthranilate synthase component I, producing MPSTTTRAQFDDHASRMRVVPVVREIFADSETPVGIYRKLAAGAPGSFLLESAEGGIWSRYSFVGVSSYGVLTQSGDAPRWLDYGLSAERAIGDLTGLSPLDAVAALSTRWSGEAVPDLPPLTGGLVGFLGWESVRQIENLPNAPQAEHDVPGQAMCFVADLVVLDHRRGTVQLIANVLTDDSDLDTLWLDAQERLSALQNGIAAPSDAQLAHVDLSLSPTPRLRTRKADFLAAVEKSKAYIRDGDIFQVVLSQRFELDTDASPVDVYRMLRALNPSPYMYLLSLDTPEGVPYAIVGSSPEALVKVQNGHVVTHPIAGSQPRGRTPDEDVEFETTLRSDDKERAEHLMLVDLARNDLAKVCVPGTVDVTEFMRVERFSHIMHLVSSVEGELRGGATAIDVFRATFPAGTLSGAPKPRALQIIDELEPAQRGVYGGVVGYIGFAGQADLAIAIRTATLMNGTAIVQAGGGVVADSVAESEYQESCNKAAAPLRAVAIASAMVRIGDE from the coding sequence ATGCCCTCCACGACGACGCGAGCGCAGTTCGACGACCATGCATCGCGCATGCGCGTCGTCCCGGTGGTTCGCGAGATATTCGCCGACAGCGAGACCCCTGTCGGGATCTATCGCAAGCTTGCGGCGGGTGCGCCGGGAAGCTTTCTGCTGGAGTCGGCAGAGGGAGGCATCTGGTCGCGGTATTCGTTCGTGGGCGTCTCGTCGTATGGCGTGCTCACTCAATCGGGTGATGCGCCTCGGTGGCTCGATTACGGGCTCTCGGCCGAGCGCGCCATTGGCGATCTCACCGGGCTGAGCCCCTTGGACGCCGTCGCCGCGCTGAGCACACGATGGTCGGGGGAGGCGGTTCCCGATCTTCCGCCCCTCACCGGGGGACTTGTCGGCTTTCTCGGGTGGGAGTCGGTGCGTCAGATCGAGAATCTGCCGAACGCGCCGCAGGCCGAGCACGATGTCCCAGGTCAGGCCATGTGCTTCGTCGCGGACCTCGTCGTTCTCGACCACCGCCGGGGCACCGTTCAGCTGATCGCCAACGTCCTCACGGACGACTCTGATCTCGACACGCTGTGGCTTGACGCACAGGAGCGCCTGAGCGCGTTGCAGAACGGCATTGCCGCTCCGAGCGACGCCCAGCTTGCTCACGTCGACCTCTCACTGTCTCCGACGCCGCGCCTTCGCACCCGCAAGGCGGACTTTCTCGCGGCGGTCGAGAAGAGCAAGGCCTACATTCGCGACGGAGACATCTTTCAAGTTGTGCTGTCGCAGCGTTTCGAACTCGACACCGATGCGTCGCCGGTTGACGTCTACCGGATGCTGCGCGCTCTGAACCCGAGCCCGTACATGTATCTGCTCAGTCTCGACACTCCCGAGGGCGTGCCGTACGCGATCGTCGGCTCATCACCCGAAGCGCTCGTCAAGGTGCAGAACGGTCACGTCGTCACCCACCCGATCGCGGGTTCACAGCCGCGCGGGCGCACACCTGACGAGGACGTCGAATTCGAGACGACCCTTCGCTCCGATGACAAAGAGCGTGCGGAGCATCTGATGCTCGTCGATCTCGCTCGCAACGACCTGGCGAAGGTCTGCGTTCCCGGCACCGTCGATGTGACCGAGTTCATGCGCGTTGAGCGGTTCAGCCACATCATGCACCTCGTATCGAGCGTCGAGGGAGAACTTCGCGGCGGGGCGACAGCCATCGATGTCTTTCGCGCCACGTTTCCCGCAGGCACGCTCTCTGGCGCTCCGAAGCCGCGCGCCCTCCAGATCATCGATGAGCTCGAACCCGCCCAGAGGGGCGTGTACGGCGGCGTCGTCGGCTACATCGGCTTCGCGGGCCAGGCCGACCTCGCGATCGCCATCCGCACGGCCACGCTCATGAACGGAACAGCGATCGTGCAAGCGGGCGGGGGAGTCGTCGCGGACTCGGTTGCCGAGTCGGAGTATCAGGAATCATGCAACAAGGCAGCTGCGCCGCTCAGGGCTGTCGCGATCGCCAGCGCGATGGTGAGAATCGGGGACGAATGA
- the trpB gene encoding tryptophan synthase subunit beta, whose translation MSLQHSSGPYFGDYGGRYVPESLIATLDDLTQAWEAAKVDPEFQRELDELLRTYVGRPSVITEVPRFAEHAGGARVILKREDLNHTGSHKINNVLGQALLTKRVGKTRVIAETGAGQHGVATATAAALFGLDCVIYMGEVDTERQALNVARMRLLGAEVVAVKTGSRTLKDAINEAMRDWVTNVETTNYIFGTVAGPHPFPAMVRDLQKVIGEEAREQVLELTGRLPDAVAACVGGGSNAMGIFHAFLDDADVALYGFEAAGEGIDTPRHAATITKGRPGMLHGARSFLLQDDDGQTIESHSISAGLDYPGVGPEHSWLASIGRASYRPVTDAAAMDALRLLSRTEGIIPAIESAHALAGALELGREIGSDATILVSLSGRGDKDMETAGSYFNLIDEGAEQS comes from the coding sequence ATGTCTCTTCAACATTCGTCTGGACCATACTTCGGCGACTACGGCGGGCGCTATGTCCCCGAATCGCTCATCGCAACGCTCGACGACCTCACACAGGCTTGGGAGGCGGCGAAGGTCGATCCCGAGTTTCAGCGGGAGCTCGACGAGCTTCTGCGCACCTATGTCGGCCGTCCCTCGGTGATCACGGAAGTGCCCCGATTCGCTGAGCACGCGGGCGGCGCTCGTGTGATTCTGAAGCGCGAGGACCTCAACCACACCGGTTCGCACAAGATCAACAACGTGCTCGGCCAAGCCCTGCTCACCAAGCGCGTCGGCAAGACCCGCGTGATCGCCGAGACGGGTGCAGGGCAGCATGGCGTCGCGACGGCGACGGCAGCCGCACTCTTCGGGCTCGATTGCGTCATCTACATGGGCGAAGTCGATACCGAGCGTCAGGCGCTCAATGTTGCGCGCATGCGCCTGCTCGGCGCCGAAGTGGTCGCCGTCAAGACGGGGTCGCGCACGCTCAAAGACGCGATCAACGAGGCGATGCGCGACTGGGTGACGAACGTCGAGACGACGAACTACATCTTCGGCACGGTCGCGGGCCCGCATCCGTTCCCCGCGATGGTGCGCGATCTGCAGAAGGTGATCGGCGAGGAGGCCCGCGAACAGGTGCTCGAGCTGACTGGTCGGCTGCCGGATGCTGTCGCAGCATGCGTCGGCGGAGGCTCAAACGCCATGGGCATCTTCCATGCGTTCCTCGACGATGCCGACGTCGCCCTCTACGGATTCGAGGCGGCGGGAGAAGGGATCGACACGCCCAGGCACGCGGCAACCATCACGAAGGGCCGCCCGGGCATGCTGCACGGAGCGCGAAGCTTTCTCCTTCAGGATGACGACGGTCAGACGATCGAGTCGCACTCCATCTCCGCCGGGCTCGACTATCCGGGCGTCGGGCCCGAGCACTCGTGGCTCGCATCGATCGGCCGAGCGTCCTATCGACCGGTGACGGATGCTGCCGCCATGGACGCTCTCCGGCTTCTCAGTCGCACAGAGGGCATCATCCCTGCGATCGAGTCCGCGCACGCCCTGGCGGGAGCACTCGAGCTCGGCCGCGAGATCGGCAGCGATGCAACCATTCTCGTGAGCCTCTCGGGCCGCGGCGATAAAGACATGGAGACCGCGGGCTCCTACTTCAACCTGATCGACGAGGGAGCCGAACAATCGTGA
- the trpA gene encoding tryptophan synthase subunit alpha yields MTGVAETLRAKRESGDGALIGYLPIGFPNFDDSIDAAVAIAKGGVDVIELGVPYSDPVMDGPVIQAATQRALSEGFRLSHAFEAVRRITAECDADVLLMTYWNPVVQYGVERFADDLLDAGGAGLITPDLIPDEAEEWLAASERTGLDRVFLAAPSSSDARLAQAVSSSRGFVYTVSTMGITGARTDIDTAARTLVSRLRDAGAENACVGLGISTPEHVREVLEYADGAIVGSALVKALSDGGVTAVGDLAQQLASGTTRTRSI; encoded by the coding sequence GTGACCGGTGTAGCCGAGACCCTTCGCGCGAAACGAGAATCAGGCGACGGCGCTCTGATCGGATACCTTCCGATCGGCTTTCCCAACTTCGACGACAGCATCGATGCCGCTGTGGCGATCGCCAAGGGCGGTGTCGACGTGATTGAGCTCGGCGTTCCGTATTCTGATCCCGTCATGGACGGTCCCGTCATTCAGGCGGCTACGCAGCGCGCGCTCTCCGAGGGGTTTCGGCTGTCACACGCGTTCGAGGCTGTGCGGCGCATCACCGCGGAGTGCGACGCCGATGTTCTGCTTATGACGTACTGGAACCCCGTGGTTCAGTACGGAGTCGAACGCTTCGCCGACGACCTTCTCGACGCCGGCGGCGCGGGCCTCATCACCCCTGACCTGATTCCCGATGAGGCAGAGGAATGGCTCGCAGCGTCCGAGCGCACAGGACTCGACCGCGTCTTTCTCGCGGCACCGTCATCGAGCGACGCGCGGCTCGCCCAGGCCGTGTCCTCGAGCAGAGGATTCGTCTACACGGTGTCCACCATGGGCATCACGGGCGCACGCACCGACATCGATACCGCGGCGCGCACGCTCGTCTCGCGCCTCCGGGATGCCGGTGCCGAGAACGCCTGCGTCGGGCTCGGCATCTCCACCCCGGAGCATGTGCGCGAAGTGCTGGAGTATGCTGACGGCGCGATCGTCGGATCGGCGCTCGTGAAGGCGCTGAGCGACGGCGGAGTCACAGCAGTCGGCGACCTTGCCCAGCAGCTCGCCTCCGGAACAACGCGTACGCGATCGATTTGA
- the hisI gene encoding phosphoribosyl-AMP cyclohydrolase: MSDIDSILSRARFSDDGLLPAIIQQWDTLEVLMMGYMDAEALRRTLTTGRVTFWSRSRNEYWRKGDTSGHVQLVKQAALDCDADTLLVSVDQIGAACHTGTRTCFDADVLDPVVLKDAR; encoded by the coding sequence ATGAGCGACATTGACAGCATCCTCTCTCGTGCCCGTTTCAGCGACGACGGCCTTCTGCCTGCGATCATCCAGCAGTGGGACACGCTTGAGGTGCTCATGATGGGATACATGGATGCGGAGGCGCTGCGTCGCACCCTCACGACCGGTCGCGTCACATTCTGGTCGCGGTCGCGCAACGAATACTGGCGCAAGGGCGACACATCCGGCCACGTGCAGCTGGTCAAGCAGGCCGCGCTCGACTGCGACGCCGACACGCTCCTGGTCTCGGTCGACCAGATCGGGGCTGCGTGCCACACCGGCACTCGCACGTGCTTCGATGCCGACGTGCTCGACCCGGTCGTGCTCAAGGACGCGCGATGA
- the hisF gene encoding imidazole glycerol phosphate synthase subunit HisF — protein MTLAVRVIPCLDVSDGRVVKGVNFKNLRDQGDPVELAQRYYEQGADELTFLDVSATVEGRATMYDVVQATAEKVFIPLTVGGGVRSVDDVSRLQAHGADKVGVNSAAIARPDVIDEIADRFGAQVLVLSLDITRDDRMPSGFVVTTHGGRRRTDIDAVAWAREASERGAGELLVNSIDADGTKNGFDIELIALMRENCAVPVIASGGAGAAEHFPPAIGAGADAVLAASVFHSGQLTIGDVKNALRSTGVTIR, from the coding sequence ATGACTCTCGCTGTCCGCGTGATTCCCTGTCTCGACGTGTCCGATGGCCGCGTCGTCAAGGGGGTCAACTTCAAGAACCTGCGCGACCAGGGCGATCCGGTCGAGCTCGCGCAGCGCTACTACGAGCAGGGCGCAGACGAGCTCACGTTTCTCGACGTGTCTGCGACAGTGGAGGGCCGCGCGACCATGTACGACGTGGTGCAGGCGACGGCCGAGAAGGTCTTCATTCCGCTCACCGTCGGGGGAGGAGTGCGCTCCGTTGACGACGTCTCGCGCCTTCAGGCGCATGGCGCAGACAAGGTCGGCGTGAACAGCGCGGCGATCGCGCGACCGGACGTGATCGACGAGATCGCGGATCGCTTCGGCGCGCAGGTGCTGGTGCTCTCTCTCGACATCACTCGCGATGACCGCATGCCCTCCGGTTTCGTCGTCACGACCCACGGTGGTCGTCGGCGCACGGATATCGATGCTGTCGCCTGGGCCAGAGAAGCCTCGGAGCGCGGCGCGGGCGAGTTGCTCGTCAATTCGATCGATGCAGACGGAACGAAGAACGGTTTCGACATCGAGCTCATCGCCCTCATGCGAGAAAATTGCGCGGTGCCCGTCATCGCCTCAGGCGGAGCCGGCGCTGCAGAGCACTTCCCTCCGGCGATCGGTGCCGGCGCTGATGCTGTGCTCGCGGCGAGCGTCTTCCACTCCGGGCAGCTCACGATCGGCGATGTCAAGAACGCGCTCCGCTCGACGGGGGTGACCATCCGATGA
- a CDS encoding RsmB/NOP family class I SAM-dependent RNA methyltransferase: MSAGDRTAGPRRRRGSTSIQASRLVAFDVLMAVDADEAYANLLLPHEIARASLAPNDAALATELCYGTLRRRGHYDAVIENAAHRPIDHIDMPVRNALRLGAHQLLATRVAPHAAVNESVALARRFASHSSAGFVNGVLRTISRDDDAAWTERLLSDVDDAAEALSIEHAHPAWIVRAFRTALEAEGRGDELSALLRADNEAPRVNLVALPGRADLPQHAEPNRYSPVGFRVGTGDPDAVVGRSEGTLRVQDEGSQLAALMLTRVAPVREGERWLDLCAGPGGKSALLAAEAASGGATLVANEVTPARAELVRRATAPFAEIVDVVTGDGRDVGAQHPDSFDRVLVDAPCTGLGALRRRPEARWRKRPNDVAELSALQAELLRSAIAATAPGGTIAYVTCSPHLGETRAIVGETLRRMRDTVTAIDAPEVLRGIVGDIDLGAPDPDRNPAIPNVQLWPHRHGTDAMYVALLHKADR, encoded by the coding sequence ATGAGCGCCGGCGATCGCACGGCTGGGCCGCGACGGCGCCGCGGCTCCACCAGCATCCAGGCCAGCCGCTTGGTTGCTTTTGACGTGCTCATGGCCGTCGATGCCGACGAAGCATACGCAAACCTGCTGCTTCCGCACGAGATCGCACGCGCGTCGCTCGCGCCGAACGATGCCGCCCTCGCGACCGAGCTCTGCTACGGCACGCTGCGTCGCCGAGGGCACTATGACGCCGTCATCGAGAACGCCGCGCATCGCCCCATCGATCACATCGACATGCCCGTGCGCAACGCTCTGAGGCTCGGCGCTCACCAGCTGCTCGCGACGCGCGTCGCTCCGCATGCGGCCGTGAACGAATCGGTGGCGCTCGCGCGGCGCTTCGCGAGCCACTCATCGGCGGGATTCGTCAATGGCGTGCTTCGCACCATCTCGAGGGACGATGACGCGGCGTGGACCGAGCGCCTTCTTTCCGACGTCGACGATGCCGCAGAGGCACTGTCGATCGAGCATGCTCATCCCGCGTGGATTGTGAGGGCATTCCGAACGGCGCTCGAAGCCGAGGGTCGCGGCGACGAGCTCAGTGCCCTGCTGCGGGCGGACAATGAGGCACCCCGCGTCAACCTCGTGGCGTTGCCTGGTCGCGCTGACCTGCCGCAGCACGCCGAACCGAACCGGTATTCTCCCGTGGGATTCCGGGTGGGAACGGGAGACCCGGATGCTGTCGTAGGACGTTCCGAGGGCACTCTGCGCGTGCAAGACGAAGGGTCCCAGCTCGCTGCACTCATGCTCACCCGAGTTGCCCCCGTGCGCGAGGGGGAGCGCTGGCTCGACCTCTGCGCCGGCCCGGGCGGAAAGAGCGCTCTGCTCGCTGCCGAAGCCGCTTCTGGCGGAGCGACACTCGTCGCCAACGAAGTGACGCCGGCGCGCGCTGAGCTCGTTCGCCGCGCGACCGCGCCATTCGCCGAGATCGTCGACGTCGTCACAGGCGACGGGCGCGACGTCGGCGCACAGCATCCGGACTCCTTCGACCGCGTGCTCGTCGACGCACCGTGCACGGGACTCGGCGCCCTTCGGCGACGACCCGAAGCGCGCTGGCGCAAACGCCCCAACGATGTCGCAGAGCTCTCGGCCCTTCAGGCGGAGCTTCTGCGCTCCGCGATCGCGGCTACCGCACCGGGCGGAACGATCGCGTACGTCACGTGTTCGCCGCACTTGGGGGAGACCCGCGCGATCGTTGGTGAGACGCTGCGGCGCATGCGCGATACCGTCACGGCGATCGACGCACCGGAGGTTCTGCGCGGCATCGTCGGCGACATCGATCTCGGCGCACCCGACCCGGACCGCAACCCGGCGATTCCGAACGTTCAACTGTGGCCGCACAGACACGGCACCGACGCGATGTACGTCGCGCTGCTGCACAAGGCCGACCGGTGA
- the rpe gene encoding ribulose-phosphate 3-epimerase, which translates to MATRINPSILAADFVNFERDLGRIADADLVHVDVMDNHFVPNLTFGLPMVQRVQEVSPIPLDVHLMIDDADRWAPDYAETGAFSVTFHAEAADDPVALARRIREIGSRAGIALKPGTDPEPYLELLPEFDQVLVMTVEPGFGGQKFMHEMMPKLRSVRTAAERAGLDIWLQVDGGVTLETIEVAAENGADTFVAGSSVFAGGDPADQIRMLRERAAAHSHQ; encoded by the coding sequence ATGGCCACACGCATCAACCCCAGCATCCTCGCCGCCGATTTCGTCAATTTCGAACGCGACCTCGGCCGCATCGCCGACGCGGATCTCGTGCACGTCGACGTGATGGACAATCACTTCGTGCCGAACCTCACCTTCGGTCTTCCCATGGTGCAGCGCGTTCAAGAGGTCTCCCCGATTCCCCTCGATGTTCACCTCATGATCGATGACGCCGACCGGTGGGCCCCCGACTATGCCGAGACCGGGGCGTTCTCGGTGACCTTCCATGCCGAGGCCGCGGACGATCCCGTCGCGCTCGCCCGGCGCATTCGCGAGATCGGTTCTCGAGCGGGCATCGCTCTCAAGCCCGGAACCGACCCTGAGCCGTATCTCGAGCTGCTTCCCGAGTTCGACCAAGTGCTCGTCATGACCGTCGAGCCTGGCTTCGGGGGTCAGAAGTTCATGCACGAGATGATGCCGAAGCTCCGCTCCGTGCGCACGGCGGCAGAGCGCGCCGGTCTCGACATCTGGCTTCAGGTCGACGGCGGTGTCACCCTCGAGACAATCGAGGTTGCCGCCGAGAACGGCGCGGACACGTTCGTGGCCGGTTCAAGCGTGTTCGCCGGCGGAGACCCGGCAGACCAGATACGGATGCTGCGCGAGCGCGCTGCCGCGCACAGCCACCAGTGA
- the trpC gene encoding indole-3-glycerol phosphate synthase TrpC, with product MSDLLTELTHGAREDAQARRAVTPLAAVEDAAAAADAPLDALAALAPADRVKIIAEVKRASPSRGDLADIPDPAHLASLYASGGASAISVLTEGRRFKGSLDDLSAVKQTVPVPVLRKDFVSDPYQVFEARAAGADMVLLIVAALDQGQLRELHGLVTDLGMTSLVEAHTAEELDRALELDAKLIGINARNLKTFDLDRDLFGTLSSTIPAGVVKVAESAVAGPDDVAHYREAGADVVLIGEALVTSDPVSTLHRFLAV from the coding sequence GTGTCCGACCTCCTGACGGAGCTCACGCACGGCGCGCGAGAAGACGCTCAAGCTCGCCGGGCGGTCACACCGCTGGCTGCCGTCGAAGACGCCGCTGCTGCTGCCGATGCGCCCCTCGATGCGCTTGCGGCGCTTGCGCCTGCCGATCGCGTGAAGATCATCGCGGAGGTCAAGCGAGCCAGTCCGTCACGCGGCGACCTCGCAGACATTCCCGACCCCGCGCACCTCGCATCGCTCTATGCGTCGGGCGGCGCAAGCGCCATCAGCGTACTGACCGAAGGGCGGCGCTTCAAGGGCTCGCTCGATGACCTCAGCGCTGTGAAGCAGACGGTGCCTGTTCCTGTTCTGCGCAAAGACTTCGTCTCCGACCCCTACCAGGTCTTCGAGGCGAGAGCCGCTGGCGCCGACATGGTGCTCCTCATCGTCGCTGCGCTCGACCAGGGGCAGCTTCGTGAGCTTCACGGCCTCGTCACCGATCTCGGCATGACGTCGCTCGTTGAGGCTCACACGGCAGAAGAGCTTGATCGCGCTCTCGAACTCGATGCAAAACTCATCGGCATCAACGCGCGCAACCTCAAGACATTCGACTTAGATCGCGATCTCTTCGGCACGCTGTCGAGCACGATTCCCGCCGGCGTCGTGAAGGTCGCCGAATCCGCCGTCGCGGGACCCGACGACGTCGCCCACTACCGCGAGGCGGGAGCCGACGTCGTGCTTATCGGCGAAGCGCTTGTCACTAGCGATCCCGTCTCAACCCTCCACCGATTCTTGGCGGTCTGA
- a CDS encoding HGxxPAAW family protein — MTPESIDPGHGHSPAAWTAVIIMLVAFTIGTVMLFIGQPFGVIAAAGLLVVGLIVGWILKLAGFGVNGPRYQPKGH; from the coding sequence GTGACCCCCGAATCGATCGACCCCGGACACGGCCATTCACCGGCCGCATGGACCGCTGTCATCATCATGCTCGTCGCTTTCACCATCGGCACGGTCATGCTGTTCATCGGCCAGCCATTTGGAGTCATCGCAGCTGCAGGTCTGCTCGTCGTCGGGCTCATCGTCGGATGGATCCTCAAATTGGCGGGATTCGGAGTCAACGGTCCGCGCTACCAGCCGAAGGGCCACTGA
- a CDS encoding Trp biosynthesis-associated membrane protein, producing MTGRRIKSILIVVTLAVSGCALLTWTQPWFSLVLTQGTHAGTDVDVPGEAAGPAVAALGLAGLALGGALAIAGRMLRVVFGVLEVLIGGSLIASAIVAVSDPAAASSKTITEFTGVAGDSASHDLVAQSFATAWPYVSLAAGIILAVLGIAVIVTSRRWPASGRKFDAPAAEPSGATHDAVDSWDELSRGEDPTR from the coding sequence ATGACCGGACGTCGCATCAAGAGCATCCTCATCGTCGTGACCCTCGCCGTGAGCGGTTGCGCGCTGCTCACGTGGACGCAGCCGTGGTTTTCGCTGGTGCTCACACAGGGCACCCATGCGGGCACAGACGTCGACGTTCCGGGTGAGGCGGCAGGTCCTGCCGTGGCAGCGCTCGGTCTTGCCGGCCTCGCGCTCGGAGGCGCGCTCGCGATTGCGGGACGCATGCTTCGCGTCGTCTTCGGGGTGCTCGAAGTGCTCATCGGAGGAAGCCTCATCGCGTCTGCGATCGTCGCAGTCAGTGATCCGGCGGCCGCGAGCTCAAAGACGATCACCGAGTTCACGGGCGTCGCTGGAGACAGCGCCTCCCACGATCTCGTCGCACAGAGTTTCGCGACGGCGTGGCCCTATGTCTCGCTCGCAGCCGGGATCATTCTCGCCGTGCTCGGCATCGCGGTCATCGTCACATCGCGACGTTGGCCTGCCTCAGGGCGCAAGTTCGATGCGCCGGCGGCGGAGCCGAGTGGGGCGACGCACGATGCCGTCGACAGCTGGGACGAGCTGAGCCGCGGTGAGGACCCCACGCGGTAG
- the hisG gene encoding ATP phosphoribosyltransferase: MLRIAVPNKGSLAETAAGMLVEAGYLTRTDPKALHLIDARNDVEFFYLRPRDIATYVGSGALDAGITGRDLLLDSASQANEIAALDFADSTFRFAGPVGRFSELNDLNGARIATSYTGLVGDFLTRHGVSAELVKLDGAVESAVDLGVADAVADVVSTGTTLRNAGLEIFGPVILDSTAVVISAPQQKPGTDVLLRRLQGVLVARRFVLMDYDLPASLLERATEVAHGIESPTVSPLKDPDWVAVRVMVPRKDMNQIMDALYGLGARAILVSAIHAARL, encoded by the coding sequence ATGTTGCGAATCGCAGTGCCCAATAAGGGCTCGCTGGCCGAGACGGCCGCTGGAATGCTGGTCGAAGCCGGCTACCTCACTCGTACAGATCCCAAGGCGCTCCACCTCATCGATGCGCGCAACGACGTCGAGTTCTTCTACCTTCGCCCGCGTGACATCGCGACCTACGTAGGTTCTGGCGCCCTCGACGCCGGAATCACGGGGCGTGATCTGCTGCTTGACTCGGCATCGCAGGCGAACGAGATCGCGGCGCTCGATTTCGCCGACTCGACGTTCCGCTTCGCCGGCCCGGTCGGCCGCTTCAGCGAGCTGAACGACCTCAACGGCGCGCGCATCGCCACGAGCTACACGGGTCTCGTCGGCGACTTCCTCACACGACACGGCGTGTCGGCCGAGCTCGTGAAGCTCGATGGTGCCGTCGAGTCCGCCGTCGATCTCGGGGTGGCGGATGCTGTCGCCGACGTCGTGTCGACCGGAACGACCCTGCGCAACGCCGGTCTCGAAATCTTCGGCCCGGTCATTCTCGACTCCACAGCTGTCGTGATCTCAGCCCCGCAGCAGAAGCCGGGAACGGACGTGCTGCTGCGGCGGCTGCAGGGCGTGCTCGTTGCGCGGCGCTTCGTGCTCATGGACTACGACCTGCCTGCGTCACTGCTCGAGCGGGCTACCGAGGTCGCGCACGGCATCGAGTCGCCGACCGTCTCGCCTCTCAAGGACCCCGACTGGGTCGCTGTTCGCGTGATGGTTCCTCGCAAAGACATGAATCAGATCATGGACGCCCTGTACGGCCTCGGCGCACGAGCGATTCTCGTCAGCGCCATCCACGCCGCTCGTCTGTAG